A window from Moritella yayanosii encodes these proteins:
- a CDS encoding flagellar hook-length control protein FliK, which produces MIFSLHKSTAMTDTQVANNKSQALNVKGDTAADMASAGELTSENSFSKLFSLFNSDNKTDSIVGQTAIDSAENIAAESTEDSTENSTLPSAEPSFDASINDGIVAGRIEHTNEVEVEVEVEVEVEVEVEVEAIAGDDLSVMSQGDSALKNESSDDFLARLEQSSMLLQGKANGNELPLPAKGANIALSASVSMTGLSMLDSSVVDATNVSDVSDVSDNEQTQVLEASELSSDPTDTITASTLAGISTIGGLTDNSPRFNNDDFLAGGDSINGARKATLATDFGEVDWARNTPFSQSNSMTAGASSAVTESDNAALEQQDMASAEPIEQLDFAQIMESARKQEPLDQTIRTLIKAPALTDVEQQVLEKRVSLNNNLASSELNEKIAIMVSKELQTATIRLDPAELGSMNIKLVVQNDQINVTIQTQNNQSRDLLEQQMPRLREMLQQQGMTLGETKVQADSGQQHSEFQQSRQENGQKNSNKDANYTIDSQTEAPVTTPYWQDSAKGVDFYA; this is translated from the coding sequence ATGATTTTCTCTCTACATAAATCAACTGCGATGACGGATACACAAGTGGCGAATAATAAATCGCAAGCGCTTAATGTCAAAGGCGATACCGCTGCAGATATGGCGAGTGCTGGCGAGTTGACGTCTGAGAACAGCTTTTCAAAATTATTTTCTCTGTTTAATAGCGATAATAAAACAGATTCTATCGTCGGACAAACAGCCATCGATAGTGCTGAGAATATTGCGGCTGAGAGTACGGAGGATAGTACGGAGAATAGTACACTACCAAGTGCTGAGCCTAGTTTTGACGCGAGTATCAATGATGGTATTGTAGCGGGTCGGATAGAGCACACTAATGAAGTTGAAGTTGAAGTTGAAGTTGAAGTTGAAGTTGAAGTTGAAGTTGAAGTTGAAGCGATAGCCGGCGATGACTTAAGTGTCATGAGTCAAGGTGACAGCGCACTGAAAAATGAAAGCAGTGATGACTTTTTGGCTCGTCTTGAGCAATCATCGATGCTGTTGCAAGGTAAAGCTAACGGTAATGAATTGCCTTTACCTGCCAAGGGGGCGAATATTGCCTTATCGGCATCCGTTAGCATGACAGGCTTATCCATGCTCGATAGTAGCGTTGTAGACGCGACGAATGTGAGTGATGTGAGTGATGTGAGTGATAATGAGCAGACACAAGTATTGGAAGCGAGCGAGTTATCGTCTGATCCAACAGATACTATCACTGCGTCAACGTTAGCTGGTATATCGACAATAGGAGGCCTTACTGACAACAGTCCTCGATTCAATAACGACGATTTTTTAGCTGGTGGTGATTCAATTAATGGTGCTAGAAAAGCAACTTTAGCCACTGATTTTGGCGAAGTAGACTGGGCAAGAAACACCCCTTTTAGTCAATCTAATAGTATGACTGCTGGGGCCAGCAGTGCAGTAACTGAGAGTGATAATGCTGCACTAGAACAGCAGGATATGGCATCGGCTGAACCCATTGAGCAATTAGATTTTGCGCAAATTATGGAGTCTGCACGTAAACAAGAGCCGTTAGACCAAACCATACGTACTTTGATCAAGGCGCCGGCATTAACAGACGTAGAACAGCAAGTATTAGAGAAGCGGGTTAGTCTTAATAACAATCTCGCTAGCTCGGAATTAAATGAAAAAATCGCCATAATGGTAAGCAAAGAATTGCAAACAGCGACAATCCGTTTAGATCCAGCAGAATTAGGCAGTATGAATATCAAATTGGTTGTGCAAAACGATCAGATAAATGTGACAATCCAAACGCAGAATAATCAAAGCCGAGATTTACTTGAACAACAAATGCCGCGATTACGAGAAATGCTACAGCAACAAGGTATGACGTTGGGAGAGACTAAGGTACAAGCCGACAGTGGCCAGCAACACTCTGAATTTCAGCAATCAAGACAAGAAAACGGACAAAAAAATAGCAATAAAGATGCGAATTATACGATAGATTCACAGACTGAAGCCCCTGTTACGACTCCGTATTGGCAAGACTCGGCGAAAGGGGTAGACTTTTACGCCTAA
- the fliL gene encoding flagellar basal body-associated protein FliL, with protein sequence MADDKDLKIDDKGKGNKKIIIIAVILVLALVGGAAFFFLSDDSAAAESSGVVTETVDKTINETAYYVALPRPFVFNVIGLKRERLVQIKVQLMVRGSDNKDLAKANLPLIESTLLQVFSATTEQQLATYQGKELLRADSLTNVNEILTKYTGKGGVEKILFSGFVMQ encoded by the coding sequence ATGGCCGACGATAAAGATTTGAAAATAGACGATAAAGGTAAGGGTAATAAGAAAATTATTATCATTGCGGTAATTTTAGTATTAGCGCTTGTTGGAGGTGCTGCCTTTTTCTTTTTAAGTGATGATAGTGCTGCCGCTGAGAGTTCAGGGGTGGTAACAGAAACCGTCGATAAAACAATTAATGAGACCGCTTATTATGTGGCGCTTCCACGTCCTTTTGTTTTTAATGTCATAGGGTTAAAGCGGGAGCGTTTAGTTCAGATAAAAGTGCAGTTAATGGTACGCGGCAGTGATAATAAAGATTTAGCGAAAGCCAATTTACCGCTGATTGAAAGTACATTATTGCAAGTCTTTAGCGCCACCACTGAGCAACAATTAGCAACCTATCAAGGTAAAGAATTATTGCGCGCGGATTCGTTAACGAATGTGAATGAAATTTTGACTAAATATACTGGAAAAGGGGGGGTTGAAAAAATCCTATTTTCTGGTTTTGTAATGCAGTAG
- the fliM gene encoding flagellar motor switch protein FliM, with amino-acid sequence MSDLLSQDEIDALLHGVDDVEEDEFDTVEDSGSIVDFDFSSQDRIVRGRMPTLELVNERFARHMRISLFNMMRRTAEVSINGVQMLKFGEYVHTLFVPTSLNMVRFRPLKGTALVTMEARLVFILVENFFGGDGRYHAKIEGREFTPTERRIIQMLLKIVFEDYHEAWAPVMDAEFEYLDSEVNPAMANIVSPTEVVVVSSFHIELDGGGGDFHITMPYSMLEPIRELLDAGVQSDKEDTDERWSSALQEEILDVPVELSTKLLETELTIGQIMELRVGDIIPIEMPEELTVFIEDLPSYKAKLGRNKDNVAVKISRKLKVSNLTKSDIDRVVLRGGLINADDKNKV; translated from the coding sequence GTGAGTGATTTATTAAGCCAAGACGAGATTGATGCGCTATTACATGGTGTTGATGATGTTGAAGAAGATGAATTTGACACCGTCGAAGACAGTGGCAGTATTGTGGATTTTGACTTTTCATCGCAAGACCGTATTGTGCGTGGTCGTATGCCAACGCTGGAGTTGGTTAATGAACGTTTCGCTCGTCACATGCGGATCAGCCTATTTAATATGATGCGCCGTACTGCGGAAGTATCAATTAATGGCGTACAAATGCTTAAATTTGGCGAATACGTGCATACGTTATTTGTACCGACTAGTTTGAATATGGTGCGTTTCCGCCCTTTAAAAGGCACCGCGTTAGTGACCATGGAAGCACGTCTCGTCTTTATTTTAGTCGAAAATTTTTTTGGTGGCGATGGCCGTTATCATGCCAAAATTGAAGGTCGTGAATTTACGCCGACAGAGCGCCGTATTATTCAAATGTTGTTAAAGATAGTCTTTGAAGATTATCACGAAGCATGGGCGCCTGTTATGGACGCAGAGTTTGAATACCTTGATTCGGAAGTAAACCCGGCGATGGCTAATATTGTTAGCCCGACTGAGGTTGTTGTCGTGAGCTCATTCCATATCGAGCTTGATGGTGGCGGAGGTGATTTTCATATTACCATGCCGTACTCGATGCTTGAGCCGATCCGTGAATTACTCGATGCGGGTGTGCAAAGTGACAAAGAAGATACCGATGAACGCTGGAGTTCGGCGTTACAAGAAGAGATCTTAGATGTACCAGTAGAACTGAGTACTAAGTTACTTGAAACTGAGCTGACAATAGGGCAAATTATGGAATTAAGAGTAGGGGATATTATCCCGATTGAGATGCCTGAAGAACTCACCGTATTTATTGAAGATTTACCCAGTTATAAAGCCAAACTGGGTCGAAATAAAGATAATGTAGCGGTTAAAATTAGCAGAAAACTGAAAGTAAGTAATTTAACTAAATCTGATATTGACCGTGTGGTATTACGTGGTGGATTAATTAATGCAGACGATAAAAATAAGGTATAG
- the fliP gene encoding flagellar type III secretion system pore protein FliP (The bacterial flagellar biogenesis protein FliP forms a type III secretion system (T3SS)-type pore required for flagellar assembly.) — protein sequence MKNKFTVLLSLVLLFFTSAAWADDFVMSAVKVITNSDGSQEYSVSLQILAMMTAFSFLPAALIMMTSFTRIIIVLSILRQALGLQQSPSNQVLVGITLFLSFFIMSPVFDRINDNALQPYLSEELTSIQAFEQAKLPMQQFMLAQTRVTDLDTFMRIAKVEADSPEEVPFRVLIPAFVTSELKTAFQIGFMVFIPFLIIDLVVASILMAMGMMMLSPMIVSLPFKLMLFVLVDGWSLILGTLASSFGL from the coding sequence ATGAAAAATAAGTTTACGGTATTACTGTCGCTGGTACTGCTCTTCTTCACCTCCGCTGCATGGGCTGATGATTTTGTGATGTCGGCGGTGAAAGTGATCACGAACAGTGATGGCTCGCAGGAATATTCGGTGTCATTGCAAATTTTAGCCATGATGACGGCGTTTAGTTTTCTTCCAGCTGCGCTGATCATGATGACCTCGTTTACTCGCATCATCATTGTACTGTCTATTTTACGCCAAGCATTAGGTTTACAGCAGAGTCCGTCTAACCAAGTATTAGTTGGTATCACCTTATTTTTGTCTTTTTTCATTATGTCGCCAGTATTTGATCGTATTAATGATAATGCTCTGCAGCCTTATTTGAGTGAAGAACTTACATCGATTCAAGCCTTTGAGCAGGCTAAACTGCCAATGCAGCAATTTATGTTAGCGCAAACGCGTGTGACCGATCTTGATACCTTCATGCGAATTGCAAAAGTGGAAGCCGATTCACCCGAAGAGGTGCCTTTTAGAGTTTTGATTCCTGCTTTTGTGACCAGCGAACTGAAAACTGCCTTTCAAATTGGTTTTATGGTGTTCATTCCCTTTTTGATTATTGACTTGGTGGTGGCGAGTATCTTGATGGCCATGGGTATGATGATGTTATCACCAATGATTGTATCTTTGCCCTTTAAGCTCATGTTGTTTGTTCTCGTTGATGGTTGGAGCCTTATTTTGGGCACGCTTGCCAGCAGCTTTGGATTATGA
- the fliN gene encoding flagellar motor switch protein FliN produces the protein MSEDQDQMANDWAAAMAEQSHVEATELEDFSNDDNAFSPGQQHKLDSILDIPVVISMEVGRSKISIRNLLQLNQGSVVELDRIAGEPLDVMVNGTLIAHGEVVVVNDKFGIRLTDVISQTERIKKLK, from the coding sequence ATGAGTGAAGATCAAGATCAGATGGCCAATGACTGGGCCGCTGCAATGGCCGAGCAAAGCCATGTTGAAGCGACGGAGTTAGAAGATTTTAGCAATGATGACAATGCATTCTCGCCTGGACAACAGCATAAATTAGATAGTATTCTTGATATTCCGGTTGTGATTTCAATGGAAGTTGGTCGTAGTAAAATTAGTATTCGTAATTTATTACAATTAAATCAAGGCTCTGTTGTTGAGCTTGATCGTATAGCTGGTGAGCCGCTTGACGTAATGGTTAATGGTACACTTATCGCCCACGGTGAAGTTGTGGTAGTCAATGACAAATTTGGTATTCGGTTAACCGACGTCATCAGCCAAACTGAACGTATTAAGAAGCTTAAATAG
- the fliO gene encoding flagellar biosynthetic protein FliO, with amino-acid sequence MNDIDMLQWLLSLLVVISVILILAFVAKKARVFGSNNQLLHVVATLPLGPKERIMVVQVGSEQVLLGVTGQQINLLKELAQPLDNSQPELNPFATKLALMMKQHNEK; translated from the coding sequence ATGAACGATATCGATATGTTGCAATGGCTATTATCGTTGCTGGTGGTTATTTCGGTTATTTTGATATTAGCTTTTGTAGCTAAGAAAGCGCGTGTATTTGGCAGTAATAATCAACTGCTACACGTTGTCGCGACGTTACCGTTAGGGCCGAAAGAGCGGATCATGGTGGTACAAGTTGGTTCAGAACAAGTATTGCTCGGCGTCACTGGACAGCAAATTAATTTGCTTAAAGAGTTAGCACAGCCTTTGGATAATAGTCAGCCAGAGCTCAATCCATTTGCGACTAAATTAGCCCTGATGATGAAACAGCATAATGAAAAATAA
- the fliQ gene encoding flagellar biosynthesis protein FliQ — protein sequence MAPEVFVDIFRQALWTVLLLVCAVVVPGLLVGLVVSVFQAATSINEQTLSFLPRLIATLLALIYGAHWGFGRLMEFFTNMILQIPQVVG from the coding sequence ATGGCACCTGAAGTCTTTGTAGATATATTTCGACAAGCATTATGGACGGTATTACTGCTGGTCTGTGCGGTTGTTGTTCCAGGGTTATTAGTCGGTTTAGTGGTGTCTGTGTTTCAGGCCGCGACCTCAATTAATGAACAAACATTAAGTTTCTTACCGCGTTTAATTGCCACCTTACTGGCACTGATCTATGGTGCGCATTGGGGCTTTGGTCGTTTGATGGAATTCTTTACCAATATGATACTTCAGATCCCACAAGTTGTAGGTTAA